Proteins encoded together in one Verrucomicrobiia bacterium window:
- a CDS encoding protein kinase — MEPTPAADPLIGRTLRAYEVQDQIGISRWGKVYRAIQTSTSRTVAIRILLPELAAMPGKTNHFLEESRTDAALVHPHLVTVYEAGQAEGIYFCAMEYMDGPPLPQFLRRDGGVDEHRLLLAIIGVARALDFLWQRLIPHQPPQDKNVLTNADGTVKLINVEPIEMQPSQSPREDVLSLAVMIATLANDIAPVSKSISEFVESMLSAEGQKQFASPAEVASAAEALDRKLFPPAKVVRSTIAQIRPKHVGPVTTAAIWLLALALTVVAVWLWWHVRHPR, encoded by the coding sequence ATGGAGCCAACGCCCGCGGCAGATCCGCTCATCGGCCGGACGCTTCGCGCGTACGAGGTCCAGGATCAGATCGGCATCAGCCGCTGGGGGAAAGTGTATCGCGCGATCCAGACATCAACCAGTCGTACGGTCGCGATCCGCATCCTTTTGCCCGAGCTGGCTGCCATGCCCGGCAAGACCAACCACTTTCTCGAGGAGTCGCGCACTGACGCGGCACTGGTTCACCCGCACCTGGTGACCGTATACGAAGCCGGGCAGGCGGAGGGCATCTATTTCTGCGCGATGGAATACATGGACGGACCACCACTGCCACAGTTCCTGCGCAGGGATGGCGGGGTGGACGAACATCGCCTGTTGTTGGCGATCATTGGAGTGGCGCGTGCGCTGGATTTCCTTTGGCAACGCCTCATTCCCCACCAACCTCCGCAGGACAAGAACGTGCTGACGAATGCCGACGGTACCGTCAAGCTGATCAACGTCGAACCCATCGAAATGCAACCCAGCCAGTCGCCCCGCGAGGACGTGTTGAGTCTCGCGGTGATGATCGCCACCCTGGCCAATGACATCGCCCCCGTAAGCAAATCCATCAGTGAATTCGTCGAGAGCATGTTGAGTGCGGAGGGCCAGAAGCAATTTGCGTCGCCGGCCGAAGTCGCTTCTGCCGCCGAGGCGCTCGACCGCAAACTCTTTCCACCCGCCAAGGTCGTTCGATCGACCATCGCACAGATCCGACCGAAACACGTTGGCCCGGTGACGACTGCCGCGATCTGGCTGCTTGCGCTTGCCCTGACTGTGGTTGCAGTCTGGTTGTGGTGGCACGTACGCCATCCACGTTGA
- a CDS encoding DUF2851 family protein → MALTRYGELRNRLMRQNFPNVFAPAVLRDADSNYVPIPISERLVQCIWYDQRLKLDALRTTDGRPVRIVFQGWWNLEAGPDFRHATVQIGDEPERTGDIELHLRAEDWNHHGHEHDAHFNDVILHVVLWEAGSQHVPRTRAGQIIPQIVIQHQLDTALEQLYDEIDLDSYPHNAGNHHGRCAQVLRALPIGSLAAMLDAAGDERFAAKMRRFTRWIHRVGPEQAFYEGWMEALGYKANKVAFRTLAQRAPLAELNGQRSQLAPVLFGLANFLPTGVPQSRDSAGARYVRRLWNAWWKVRPDFEERILPVEIWRFSGARPANHPHRRLGAAVALLKKHPRFMEKVIGAIQSGGDPSRLFSEIRDDYWSHHFTLGSKTQSRASELIGESRAREIIANIVLPFVAAYAENDGDRKLFETARALYTRLPAAPSNSIIRLASGQLFEQPSSARRYIKTTRQQQGLMQIFQDFCLNDKSACRQCQFPDLVRHWVAPQPGP, encoded by the coding sequence ATGGCATTGACACGCTACGGTGAGTTGCGCAACCGATTAATGCGCCAAAATTTTCCGAACGTCTTCGCGCCCGCCGTCCTGCGTGATGCCGACAGCAACTACGTCCCGATCCCCATCAGCGAACGGCTGGTGCAGTGCATCTGGTACGATCAGCGGCTGAAACTCGATGCGCTGCGGACAACCGACGGCCGGCCGGTGCGCATTGTTTTCCAGGGCTGGTGGAACCTCGAAGCCGGCCCCGACTTTCGTCATGCGACGGTCCAGATTGGCGACGAACCCGAGCGCACCGGCGATATTGAATTGCATCTGCGCGCCGAGGATTGGAACCATCACGGGCATGAACACGATGCGCATTTCAATGACGTGATCCTCCACGTTGTCCTCTGGGAAGCCGGCAGCCAGCACGTCCCGCGGACGCGTGCCGGCCAGATCATCCCGCAGATTGTCATCCAACATCAGTTGGACACCGCGCTGGAGCAACTCTACGACGAGATCGACCTCGATTCCTATCCGCACAACGCCGGTAATCATCACGGCCGGTGCGCGCAAGTGCTCCGTGCGTTGCCCATCGGTTCGCTCGCCGCGATGCTCGATGCCGCGGGAGATGAACGGTTCGCCGCCAAGATGCGGCGCTTCACGCGCTGGATTCATCGCGTCGGCCCCGAACAGGCTTTCTATGAAGGCTGGATGGAAGCGCTCGGCTACAAGGCGAACAAGGTGGCATTCCGCACCCTGGCGCAACGTGCGCCGCTGGCGGAGTTGAACGGCCAGCGCTCGCAACTCGCCCCGGTTCTCTTTGGCCTCGCCAACTTCCTCCCAACCGGCGTGCCGCAGTCGCGTGATTCGGCGGGGGCGCGGTATGTGAGGCGACTCTGGAACGCGTGGTGGAAAGTTCGCCCCGATTTCGAGGAGCGAATTCTCCCCGTCGAAATCTGGCGATTCAGCGGCGCGCGGCCGGCAAACCATCCGCACCGACGCCTCGGCGCGGCGGTTGCCCTGCTGAAGAAGCATCCGCGCTTCATGGAGAAAGTTATCGGCGCGATCCAAAGCGGTGGCGATCCGTCGCGGTTGTTTTCAGAAATCCGCGACGATTATTGGAGCCATCACTTCACGTTGGGCAGCAAGACCCAGTCACGGGCAAGTGAATTGATCGGTGAGAGCCGCGCGCGGGAGATCATCGCCAACATCGTGCTGCCATTCGTAGCCGCCTACGCGGAGAATGACGGTGATCGCAAACTTTTTGAGACCGCGAGAGCACTTTATACGAGGCTGCCCGCCGCGCCGTCGAATAGCATCATCCGCCTCGCAAGCGGTCAGCTGTTCGAACAGCCTTCATCCGCCCGCCGTTACATCAAGACCACCCGCCAGCAGCAGGGCTTGATGCAAATCTTCCAGGATTTCTGTCTCAACGATAAATCCGCCTGCCGCCAATGCCAGTTCCCCGACCTCGTCCGCCACTGGGTCGCACCGCAACCTGGGCCGTAG
- a CDS encoding NADPH-dependent FMN reductase, with translation MAAKVTSKVRVAGICGSLRRESYTRMALKVALGGAEEAGAEVQLIDLRDYQLVFCDGGDHGDNLPKDVTRLRDEVKHAQGILLGTPEYHGGYSGVLKNALDLMGFDEFEGKMIGLVGVSGGNLGAFGALSALRSVGRALHAWVVPEQAAVANADEVFDDEGKCKDEAIERRLKAVGRQVAKFASLHNSEQAREFLQFWEAAAENPGGGDR, from the coding sequence ATGGCAGCCAAAGTAACAAGCAAGGTTCGTGTCGCGGGAATCTGTGGCAGTTTGCGCAGAGAAAGCTACACACGCATGGCGCTGAAGGTGGCGTTGGGCGGCGCGGAAGAAGCGGGCGCGGAGGTGCAGTTGATCGACCTGCGCGATTATCAACTCGTCTTCTGTGATGGCGGCGACCATGGTGACAACCTGCCAAAGGATGTGACGCGCTTGCGCGACGAAGTGAAACACGCTCAGGGGATCCTCCTTGGTACTCCGGAGTATCACGGAGGCTACAGTGGTGTACTGAAGAACGCGCTCGACTTGATGGGCTTCGACGAATTCGAAGGGAAGATGATCGGGCTGGTCGGCGTTTCGGGCGGCAACCTGGGTGCGTTCGGCGCCCTGAGCGCGTTGCGCAGTGTCGGGCGTGCGTTGCACGCGTGGGTGGTGCCCGAGCAGGCAGCGGTCGCGAACGCGGACGAGGTCTTTGACGACGAGGGCAAGTGCAAAGACGAGGCGATTGAGAGGCGATTGAAGGCCGTGGGCCGTCAGGTGGCGAAGTTCGCCAGCCTGCACAATTCTGAACAAGCGCGGGAGTTTCTCCAGTTTTGGGAAGCGGCAGCTGAGAATCCCGGTGGTGGCGACCGATAA
- a CDS encoding FHA domain-containing protein, translating to MGAPPGCGIIGGNVMYRLVFQNRATPREPVVVELPSLVIGRDAACNVQLVEAGVSGRHAAIERHTDGYYLHDLDSVGGVCINGKPVRESRLASGDELEVGGARIRFEIVHGTGNKQPRHAVDPLQALAIAIVLLVIGGQVALLSSMFSGERPRKVKLETALVTHTDQSVVASAGSMATNPPASNEPRPPAAAVALAPPVAEPAVWNRMIRIARVDRSESGGAVNITIQAKAQVGERELNTAAVAICVQFAALGGTGSSVIWREPIWLPIPQWENFSTKSFTVRFPGAPREFVGFVVRTYFRKQMQDIAAAPPSLRPLAPLPILGGAL from the coding sequence GTGGGCGCGCCGCCAGGCTGTGGTATCATCGGGGGCAACGTCATGTACCGTTTGGTGTTTCAAAATCGAGCCACGCCGAGAGAACCGGTGGTCGTTGAACTGCCGTCGCTCGTCATCGGTCGCGACGCCGCCTGCAACGTTCAACTCGTGGAAGCCGGCGTGAGCGGGCGGCACGCCGCCATCGAACGCCACACGGACGGTTACTACCTCCACGATCTCGACAGCGTCGGCGGCGTATGCATCAACGGCAAGCCGGTCCGGGAAAGCCGGCTGGCTTCTGGCGATGAACTGGAGGTCGGTGGGGCGCGCATTCGCTTTGAAATTGTCCACGGCACCGGCAACAAACAACCGCGCCATGCCGTGGACCCGCTGCAGGCCCTCGCGATTGCCATTGTCCTGCTGGTGATCGGGGGCCAGGTCGCATTGCTCAGTTCGATGTTCTCCGGGGAGCGGCCGAGGAAAGTGAAGCTGGAAACCGCCCTGGTCACGCATACAGATCAGTCAGTGGTTGCGTCCGCCGGGTCAATGGCCACCAATCCGCCGGCATCGAATGAGCCGCGCCCACCGGCGGCAGCGGTCGCGTTGGCGCCACCTGTGGCCGAGCCAGCCGTGTGGAACCGCATGATACGGATCGCGCGCGTGGATCGTAGCGAAAGTGGCGGCGCGGTGAACATCACCATTCAAGCCAAAGCGCAGGTTGGCGAGCGCGAACTGAACACGGCCGCGGTGGCGATCTGCGTCCAGTTCGCCGCCCTGGGTGGCACGGGATCGAGCGTCATCTGGCGCGAACCGATCTGGTTGCCAATTCCGCAGTGGGAGAATTTCTCAACCAAGTCATTCACCGTCCGTTTTCCCGGTGCGCCACGGGAATTCGTCGGTTTTGTTGTGCGCACGTATTTTCGCAAACAAATGCAGGACATTGCCGCTGCGCCGCCGTCCTTGCGTCCGCTGGCTCCCCTCCCGATTTTGGGAGGTGCGCTGTGA
- a CDS encoding ABC transporter permease subunit, whose translation MRNVPALLRRELNAYFASVLGYVVIMFFLLVMGVSFVSIVGELLSRGSTQLTVMEGFFSWFWLPSLFLVPAITMRLLAEEKRAGTLEMLMTAPVTDFEVVLAKWLGAVALYTLMWAATGLYVVILRHFSGEQTALDLGPILSGYLGIVVIGQFLIAVGLMTSAMTRNQVTAFLIAFALLFLYLIAIWFGYYFTRGTTAGKIFEFLSAFEQMNDFQRGVVDLRPLVLYASGTVLALFITTRVVESRKWR comes from the coding sequence ATGAGGAATGTACCGGCCTTGTTGCGACGGGAATTGAACGCGTACTTTGCGTCGGTCCTGGGGTACGTGGTGATCATGTTTTTTCTGCTGGTGATGGGAGTCAGCTTCGTTTCCATTGTCGGTGAGTTGCTCTCGCGGGGATCGACGCAGCTGACGGTGATGGAGGGCTTTTTCAGTTGGTTCTGGTTGCCGTCGTTGTTTCTCGTGCCGGCGATCACGATGCGCTTGCTGGCGGAAGAGAAACGCGCCGGCACGCTCGAAATGTTGATGACCGCGCCCGTGACGGATTTCGAGGTGGTCCTGGCCAAGTGGTTGGGTGCGGTGGCGCTGTACACGTTGATGTGGGCGGCGACGGGTTTGTACGTGGTGATCCTGCGCCATTTCTCGGGAGAACAAACCGCATTGGATCTCGGCCCGATCCTCAGCGGATATCTGGGGATCGTGGTGATCGGACAGTTCCTGATCGCGGTTGGATTAATGACGTCCGCCATGACCCGGAATCAAGTGACGGCCTTCCTGATCGCATTCGCCCTATTGTTCTTGTACCTGATTGCGATCTGGTTTGGGTATTATTTCACACGCGGGACGACCGCCGGTAAAATTTTCGAATTCCTGTCGGCATTCGAGCAAATGAATGACTTCCAACGGGGCGTGGTGGATCTGCGGCCACTGGTGCTGTACGCGAGCGGTACGGTGCTGGCGTTGTTCATAACGACCCGCGTGGTTGAATCCAGGAAGTGGAGGTAG
- a CDS encoding trypsin-like peptidase domain-containing protein produces MKMRTGFFIWLAICLFSVLGAHAAPPVDETAFEAVRDPVVLAVQKVLPAVVNISTERLVEREFNDPFEELFQQFFRQPRRPQVQGVQSLGSGVIVDEDGWIITNWHVVQRATKINVILADGSRYDAQYVSGDDKNDLALLRIQPKRALTAVEIAGESQTMLGETVVAIGNPFGFDHTVTRGVISAKDRSWPPENPQFEDVLQTDAAINPGNSGGPLINARGQLVGINMAILSQAQGIGFAIPARRVAHLLAMWFTPEKRSRLWLGARFGREDGRIVVTDVQTNSPAAQAGVQAKDKVVACDGKEVTEVLPLQRSLIHKKAGDVVRFDIEREGTAKSFTIKLTALPVLSARDLMLKKFGVQVQALTRELAQGLGMPFTQGLLVADVQPGSPAAAAQFHRGIVITQVAGEGVASMDRVAEQLEDVKAGDMVSMAVVIVERRGGILLQQTANVSLKSR; encoded by the coding sequence ATGAAAATGCGAACTGGATTTTTTATATGGCTGGCGATCTGCCTGTTTTCAGTTCTCGGCGCGCATGCGGCGCCGCCGGTTGATGAGACGGCGTTCGAAGCGGTGCGCGACCCGGTGGTTCTTGCGGTGCAAAAGGTGCTGCCAGCAGTGGTCAATATCAGCACGGAGCGGCTCGTCGAGCGGGAATTCAACGATCCCTTCGAAGAACTGTTTCAACAATTCTTTCGGCAACCGCGCCGCCCGCAGGTCCAGGGCGTCCAGAGCCTTGGTTCGGGTGTGATCGTGGACGAAGACGGTTGGATCATTACCAACTGGCATGTCGTGCAACGCGCGACGAAAATCAACGTGATCCTCGCGGATGGATCGCGTTACGACGCCCAATACGTAAGTGGTGACGACAAGAACGACCTGGCGCTGCTGCGGATCCAACCTAAGAGAGCGCTGACGGCAGTCGAGATCGCCGGCGAGAGCCAGACGATGCTGGGCGAGACGGTAGTGGCCATCGGTAATCCATTCGGGTTTGACCACACGGTAACCAGGGGCGTAATCAGCGCGAAAGATCGCAGTTGGCCGCCCGAGAACCCCCAGTTTGAAGACGTATTGCAGACCGACGCCGCGATCAATCCCGGCAATTCGGGCGGACCGCTCATCAACGCGCGTGGACAACTCGTCGGTATCAACATGGCAATCCTCTCGCAAGCCCAGGGAATCGGCTTTGCCATACCGGCGCGGCGCGTTGCGCATCTTCTGGCGATGTGGTTTACGCCCGAGAAACGTTCGCGGCTCTGGCTTGGGGCGCGGTTTGGCCGGGAGGACGGCAGGATCGTGGTGACGGATGTGCAGACCAACAGTCCCGCGGCGCAAGCGGGTGTACAAGCGAAGGACAAGGTGGTGGCCTGCGATGGGAAGGAAGTCACGGAGGTATTGCCCCTCCAGCGCTCGCTGATTCATAAGAAGGCCGGTGACGTGGTAAGATTCGATATCGAGCGGGAAGGGACGGCGAAATCGTTCACCATAAAGTTGACGGCACTCCCGGTATTGTCGGCGAGAGATTTAATGCTCAAGAAATTTGGCGTGCAAGTCCAGGCACTCACGCGCGAACTGGCGCAGGGACTGGGCATGCCCTTTACTCAAGGCTTGCTCGTAGCCGATGTGCAGCCGGGTAGTCCCGCCGCGGCGGCGCAGTTCCACCGTGGGATTGTGATCACACAGGTCGCCGGCGAGGGAGTTGCATCGATGGATCGGGTGGCCGAACAACTGGAGGACGTGAAAGCGGGGGACATGGTGAGCATGGCGGTAGTGATTGTCGAACGTCGCGGCGGCATCCTTTTGCAGCAAACGGCAAACGTCTCGCTGAAATCGCGGTAA
- a CDS encoding GldG family protein, translating into MANEASRSGKLPTLRHRRVVVGANVLVQIGALLAAVVMVNWLASRHYVRFDWTKAGYYQLAGKTKQVLASLKDPVDLIVFLPPAGDHQHEYVAKTLDDVHNLLKEFKFYGKEKLHVEYVDPQRDLARAQQLVKQYNLDSPDVIIFASRGHHKYVRLDEMVDLGAQSQEMGESRVKAFRGEGLFLSAIQTVTEEESPKVYFLTGHGERDPEDFDQREGYSELSRYIKRDNILVEKWNLLESQALPTDAGAIVIAGPRKAFAPSELNALEQYLKGKGRLIIMLDAHTQTGLEVFLKRWGVQVDDDLAMRQAGVLLGTQMLDVNAVAADYAPHPITAKLADTNTEFPYARSIRRAPQPESGTPDQPRVTELVKAAPAYWGETDPDTEHAVFDAATDIAGPLPLAVAVETSKPHGVDVDIGVTRLVVVGTSRFVDNSSLGGGNLDFFMNAVNWLLQREQLMAVSPKVPDEFRLDMSPSQQHAVYMLVVGGLPLMVAIIGIVVWLSRRK; encoded by the coding sequence GTGGCGAACGAAGCCTCGCGAAGCGGCAAACTCCCGACGCTACGCCACCGGCGAGTGGTCGTCGGCGCCAACGTCCTGGTGCAGATTGGGGCGCTGCTGGCCGCCGTGGTCATGGTCAACTGGCTGGCGTCTCGGCATTACGTGCGCTTTGACTGGACGAAAGCGGGTTACTACCAATTGGCCGGAAAGACCAAGCAGGTACTCGCGAGTTTGAAAGACCCCGTCGACCTGATTGTTTTCTTACCGCCCGCAGGCGACCACCAGCACGAGTATGTCGCGAAGACCCTCGATGATGTCCACAACCTGCTGAAGGAATTTAAGTTCTACGGTAAAGAGAAGCTGCACGTGGAATATGTCGATCCGCAACGCGACCTGGCGCGTGCGCAACAACTTGTCAAGCAGTACAATCTTGACTCTCCGGATGTGATCATTTTCGCGAGCCGCGGGCATCACAAATACGTGCGGCTCGATGAAATGGTCGATCTCGGCGCCCAAAGCCAGGAAATGGGCGAAAGCCGCGTCAAGGCGTTCAGGGGGGAAGGCCTGTTTCTTTCCGCGATCCAGACCGTGACCGAGGAAGAGTCGCCCAAGGTGTATTTCCTGACGGGTCATGGCGAGCGTGATCCCGAGGATTTCGACCAACGCGAGGGCTATTCGGAACTCTCACGCTACATCAAGCGCGACAATATCCTCGTGGAGAAATGGAATCTGCTGGAGAGCCAGGCGTTGCCGACGGATGCGGGCGCGATTGTCATCGCCGGCCCACGCAAGGCATTCGCGCCATCCGAATTGAACGCGTTGGAGCAGTACCTGAAAGGCAAAGGCCGCCTGATTATTATGCTCGACGCTCACACCCAGACGGGTCTCGAGGTGTTTCTCAAGCGTTGGGGTGTACAGGTAGACGATGACCTGGCAATGCGCCAGGCAGGGGTGTTGCTTGGCACGCAGATGCTTGATGTCAATGCCGTGGCCGCCGATTACGCTCCGCATCCGATTACGGCCAAGCTTGCTGACACAAATACAGAATTCCCGTATGCGCGATCGATTCGTCGTGCGCCGCAGCCGGAAAGCGGGACGCCGGACCAGCCGCGGGTTACCGAATTGGTCAAGGCGGCTCCCGCGTATTGGGGTGAGACCGATCCCGATACGGAACATGCGGTGTTCGACGCCGCAACGGACATTGCGGGGCCACTTCCGTTGGCGGTGGCGGTCGAGACGAGTAAGCCGCATGGCGTAGATGTGGACATCGGCGTTACGCGTCTGGTGGTCGTCGGCACATCGCGGTTTGTGGACAACAGCAGTCTCGGTGGCGGCAATCTCGACTTTTTCATGAACGCGGTTAACTGGTTGCTCCAACGCGAGCAACTGATGGCCGTCAGCCCGAAAGTTCCCGACGAATTTCGTCTCGATATGTCTCCGAGCCAGCAGCATGCCGTTTATATGCTCGTGGTTGGCGGGTTGCCGCTGATGGTGGCGATTATTGGCATTGTGGTTTGGTTAAGCCGCCGCAAATAA
- a CDS encoding ATP-binding cassette domain-containing protein, whose protein sequence is MQPMIKVENLTKRYAGVTALNGVSFEVQRGEIVGFLGPNGAGKSTTMRILTGFIPASSGRVEVAGLDVFENSLEVRERVGYMPENNPLYVDMRVSEYLKFRSKLKGLPRAERKERIPEVLEMCGLTDVSHRIIGQLSKGYRQRVGLADALLAEPDLLILDEPTIGLDPVQIRQVRQLIKDLGKRHTILLSTHILPEVEMTCNRVIIIHHGRILASDTPDNLMKTLHAGGLIQVEVRGPGSEVQAKMRALEDVESVNAKIIEDGYVRVALTPKLGTDPRERIYQTVATNGWTLRELTRTRTTLEDIFVQITREEDEAEEERREQRRSVLR, encoded by the coding sequence ATGCAACCGATGATCAAAGTAGAGAATCTGACGAAGCGTTACGCGGGCGTAACCGCGCTAAATGGCGTTTCCTTCGAGGTGCAACGCGGGGAGATTGTCGGCTTTCTCGGTCCGAACGGTGCGGGCAAGAGCACGACGATGCGCATTTTAACGGGCTTCATACCCGCTTCATCAGGACGCGTCGAGGTGGCGGGGTTGGATGTGTTCGAGAACTCTCTCGAAGTGCGCGAGCGGGTTGGGTATATGCCGGAAAACAACCCACTCTATGTGGACATGCGTGTGAGTGAATACCTGAAGTTCCGCTCCAAGCTCAAGGGCCTGCCGCGCGCCGAACGCAAGGAACGTATCCCGGAAGTCCTGGAGATGTGCGGCCTCACGGATGTCTCGCACCGCATCATCGGTCAACTGTCGAAAGGATATCGCCAACGCGTCGGTTTGGCGGACGCGCTGTTGGCCGAGCCGGACCTATTGATTCTTGACGAACCGACGATTGGCCTCGACCCCGTGCAGATTCGCCAGGTGCGGCAACTCATCAAGGACCTGGGTAAGCGGCACACCATTTTGCTTTCGACCCACATCCTGCCGGAAGTGGAGATGACCTGCAATCGGGTCATCATTATTCACCATGGACGCATCCTGGCTTCGGATACGCCGGACAATTTAATGAAAACGCTGCACGCGGGCGGGCTGATCCAGGTGGAAGTGCGCGGTCCCGGTTCGGAAGTGCAGGCCAAGATGCGCGCTCTCGAAGACGTGGAATCGGTCAATGCCAAGATCATCGAGGACGGCTATGTACGCGTGGCGTTGACGCCGAAGTTGGGGACCGATCCGCGCGAGAGGATTTATCAAACCGTGGCGACCAACGGATGGACATTGCGCGAACTGACGCGGACGCGGACGACGCTGGAGGACATCTTCGTCCAGATCACGCGGGAAGAGGATGAGGCGGAAGAGGAGCGGCGCGAGCAGCGGAGGAGCGTGCTGCGATGA
- a CDS encoding DUF4340 domain-containing protein — translation MKSRTTLVLVLVALVIGGLVALDYYWGTSTQELQARNKRVLDFQSKDIIGLDIGLTNQVYALERSGDQWQIKKPLDVRANYGTVSSILDELEFAERKRSITEQELKGLTRKDFGLQLPRVHLTLRNKKGSMVLLVGNETPTKDAVYAQLQGKKDVLVLPKSIYERLDRTLDDLRDRTVIDFQPASATRIEIKSPDRVIELAKSAATTNAEPRWAVTRPLAARADPRKVSELLSDLSGLRVTDFVSEDAKDIHTYQLDEPEREVTVWTGESGKTLQIGRASTNDPGKVYAKLKSTDSIYTVPSASVQKFAVQANDLRDAQVLEFPESDVHGIEVLHGTDKISLVRTDSTWSITAPAVAAAEGNAVQQLLRQLGSLKARQFMADVATDLDKYGLAAPLATVTLRGEGTNLLAQLLVGALDASNAVRFVKRVDEPFVYGVDTNIVGWLPANYLALRARTLVDLKSDQVTKLTIERKSGKVTLQRDADKKWKLMEPAQGVIDNDALQRLLDELASVYAEEFVREGRDNLAEYGLDQPEATVAATLGDKTYTLTLGKLLDVERRYAFWSDPPLVFTIWTSRANTLSRDIVTQPNPQPAPATTNALPSSAVPPVSQIIKVPAYAPASTNGLDKQSAGS, via the coding sequence ATGAAATCGCGCACGACATTGGTGTTGGTCCTTGTCGCCCTGGTGATCGGCGGGCTGGTTGCCCTCGATTACTACTGGGGCACTTCCACCCAGGAGTTGCAGGCCAGAAACAAGCGCGTCCTCGATTTCCAGTCGAAGGACATCATCGGCTTGGATATCGGGTTGACGAACCAGGTTTACGCGCTCGAAAGATCGGGTGACCAATGGCAAATCAAAAAGCCACTGGATGTTCGCGCCAACTATGGCACGGTCAGCTCGATCTTAGACGAACTGGAGTTTGCCGAGCGCAAACGTTCAATTACCGAGCAGGAACTCAAAGGGTTGACTCGAAAAGACTTTGGGCTGCAATTGCCGCGCGTCCACCTGACATTACGGAACAAAAAGGGGAGCATGGTCCTGCTCGTCGGCAATGAGACGCCAACGAAGGACGCGGTCTATGCCCAGTTGCAGGGTAAGAAGGATGTGCTCGTTTTGCCGAAGTCGATTTATGAGCGTTTGGATCGCACCTTGGACGACCTGCGTGACCGCACCGTCATTGACTTCCAGCCCGCCTCCGCCACGCGCATCGAGATCAAGAGTCCCGACCGCGTGATCGAATTGGCGAAGTCGGCAGCCACCACGAATGCAGAACCGCGTTGGGCGGTGACACGTCCACTCGCCGCCCGCGCCGACCCGCGCAAAGTCAGCGAACTACTCTCCGATTTGAGCGGGCTGCGCGTGACTGACTTTGTCAGCGAAGATGCGAAGGACATCCACACGTACCAGCTTGATGAGCCGGAACGCGAGGTCACGGTGTGGACAGGTGAATCGGGCAAGACGTTGCAGATCGGTCGCGCCTCGACCAATGACCCGGGCAAGGTGTATGCAAAACTCAAGAGCACCGACTCGATTTATACCGTGCCCTCCGCCAGCGTGCAGAAGTTTGCGGTCCAAGCCAATGATTTGCGCGACGCGCAGGTGCTCGAGTTCCCGGAGAGTGACGTGCACGGGATCGAAGTGTTGCATGGTACGGACAAGATTTCGCTCGTGCGCACCGATTCAACATGGAGCATCACGGCGCCGGCTGTCGCGGCTGCAGAGGGTAACGCGGTCCAGCAGTTGCTCAGACAGCTCGGCAGCTTGAAGGCCCGGCAATTTATGGCGGACGTGGCAACCGATTTGGATAAATACGGATTGGCGGCGCCGCTGGCGACCGTGACTCTGCGCGGGGAGGGGACAAACTTGCTGGCGCAACTGTTGGTCGGTGCGCTGGATGCGTCGAACGCTGTCCGTTTCGTGAAACGGGTTGACGAGCCATTCGTGTATGGGGTGGACACCAACATCGTCGGGTGGTTGCCAGCGAACTATCTCGCGCTGCGCGCACGCACGCTGGTCGATTTGAAATCGGACCAGGTTACGAAGCTAACGATTGAGAGGAAGTCGGGAAAAGTGACTTTGCAACGTGACGCTGACAAGAAATGGAAACTGATGGAGCCTGCCCAGGGAGTGATCGACAACGATGCTCTGCAACGCTTGCTCGATGAGTTGGCGTCCGTGTATGCGGAGGAGTTTGTGCGCGAAGGGCGCGACAATCTGGCCGAGTATGGGCTTGACCAACCCGAAGCGACGGTCGCCGCGACCCTGGGTGACAAGACATACACGCTCACGCTTGGTAAACTGCTGGATGTGGAGAGGCGGTACGCATTCTGGAGCGATCCACCACTGGTTTTTACAATCTGGACGAGTCGGGCGAATACATTGTCACGAGACATTGTCACGCAGCCCAATCCGCAGCCTGCGCCCGCAACGACGAACGCGCTCCCGTCGAGCGCTGTTCCGCCTGTTAGTCAGATCATTAAAGTGCCTGCCTACGCGCCCGCGTCGACGAATGGGCTGGATAAACAGTCCGCTGGGTCCTGA